In Bacillus toyonensis BCT-7112, a single window of DNA contains:
- a CDS encoding metal-dependent hydrolase, with protein MDTATHLVMGVTLGSLATLDPAIAQSDIGPQAVMLATIAGSNIPDIDTVLKLRNNAKYIRNHRGVTHSIPAVILWSFLISGISFAFFSDAPYLHLLLWSFIAVFLHVFVDIFNAYGTQALRPFTKKWVALGIINTFDTVIFFIHILAIACMLVGSHKGYTALAAYILMIVYYIGRIMMHRNIRSVVHKRFKHVEKIIISPSYRFYHYHLAVVTTDYYYVARWHRGNIMIYDKFDRVPFPDNAIMRAAKQDENISAFLSFSPVYRWDIFDYDNYYEIRFIDLRYRSKDYYPFVAIVQLDQNLNIINSYTGWIFSEEKLRKKLELLPH; from the coding sequence ATGGACACAGCCACTCACCTTGTTATGGGTGTCACTTTAGGTAGTTTGGCAACATTAGACCCAGCTATAGCGCAAAGTGATATTGGACCACAAGCAGTTATGCTCGCTACAATTGCTGGTTCCAATATTCCTGACATCGATACAGTTTTAAAATTGCGTAATAACGCTAAATATATAAGAAATCATCGCGGGGTTACTCATTCCATTCCTGCAGTAATTCTTTGGTCATTCCTTATAAGCGGCATCTCTTTCGCCTTCTTTTCAGACGCTCCATATCTTCATCTACTACTTTGGTCATTTATAGCTGTCTTTCTTCACGTCTTTGTAGATATTTTCAATGCCTACGGTACACAAGCGTTACGGCCTTTCACAAAAAAATGGGTCGCACTCGGCATAATTAATACGTTTGATACTGTGATTTTCTTTATCCATATACTTGCGATTGCTTGCATGCTCGTAGGTTCCCATAAAGGATATACAGCCTTAGCTGCATATATATTAATGATTGTTTACTATATCGGACGGATTATGATGCATAGAAATATAAGAAGCGTTGTACACAAACGTTTCAAACATGTTGAGAAGATCATCATTTCTCCTTCTTATCGATTTTATCATTATCATTTAGCAGTCGTTACGACTGATTATTACTACGTTGCGAGATGGCATCGTGGTAACATTATGATATACGATAAGTTCGATCGGGTACCGTTCCCAGATAACGCTATTATGAGAGCTGCTAAACAAGATGAAAACATCTCGGCCTTCTTATCTTTCTCTCCTGTATATCGTTGGGATATTTTTGATTATGATAACTATTACGAAATTCGATTCATTGATTTGCGCTATCGAAGTAAAGATTATTATCCATTCGTTGCAATCGTTCAGCTCGATCAAAATTTAAATATTATTAATTCTTATACCGGATGGATT